One genomic segment of Paenibacillus sp. FSL H8-0332 includes these proteins:
- a CDS encoding chitobiase/beta-hexosaminidase C-terminal domain-containing protein, giving the protein MALKRKSWIGYLIALAAIVVAAVAGGIMAKADPQTWDSAARTEWYVPTNDTFKIKTAEELAGVAKLVNEGTVNGLSGKILEITDNLNLSAYQWVPIGTAEHPFRGTLITEGGLMKKINGLNVVANRSYQGLVGNMQGGTVGGLIFESGTISVTGVTYDVYAGSAVGKMSGSSIVFDITNDINITSDASPYHSYTGGIVGMGEGMISNSVNNGTVTAYGSADVGGIMGYGDSRGIIIKKVVNNGAILAQGTDSSVLTAGGIAGHTTGPLRLNDEDTPIINTAAVTIAGGSQVAAGGVAGKVDNTVVFSNMTTNNGAITVNAAAAVNSAAGALVGATGTVASEAVSITFVNTAPVINNGGKNVYTGGIAGYTGSTFTWTNPYVNTQKVTATGSENVATGGFVGYAAGGLVTSNATAGVFKNAELISVNGGTGVYTGGIAGYDAGGNITQTSSTGELKVKGTANVYTGGTVGYEIGGTIASSVTGKTAAGHLNITSDGTIGGIVGYLEGTLTNSSIKYATLQVTSAGGVVGGIAGNAQGTVSGVTAGDAESAGYSTLVLQAVVADAADGQDNITFGGLVGVNTKPLTLTGSKASRISFLNEAGRSGYIIGGAAGKLNADAVIGSTAVPVQVQDIRTELKADKVSFGGGAGHNSAAQFNGHTNRIEIKATGASVKAGGMFGENHSAAATPFNHAENVVITASGADNQLGGNTGFNAGQLVNATVTQLSIQAKGVRAEAGGTAGHSEGSATPEARAGIASAVLNVPGAEPMITLTAADAKAGAIVGAAVTTDITAPEVNAQDGALMLIQAQAAKPSVGGLAGTLTNSTISSDSKVVNVENMLILAGPAATDAYVGGIVGYNESSRLDRLVGSAISLTLNAPRATAGGVAGYNHGSATGIIVDTYISGLNLKANDGAMSSYVGGIVGLNAAQSVDPVLSPATSVSTIQNTRTLGTVSATSANAIVGGMVGENRTLIANNSITDKISVISRGNSSIIGGLAGVNTASGTLYYTYSNANLTIEGTGTHAGGLVGSNAGAVIGSYVDIDVTGDAQGTSSGSVYLGGLIGRNTAGTVEQSYSASKVTAKNVYTIVGGLIGELSGGTVKNSYVAKSVNAANNNSYAGGFVGRITNGKISNVYSAAEVNVAEKKTAYAGGFAGRYDNASKELLYKSYYIKDEGLNINRDLPDFAEGNHRWLNVHVRLTTILSETLKDRTVFPGLSGWDFEGAWKYGSLSAAYRYPEVNRTANTGGGDNGNNVNANINWYTKDKDAIGFEITSEAELAGLAGIVNGTIAGVEPFGFKDRTVTVLNPIHIQSKQWVPIGDKEASPFEGMFDGKSLLIDGLTLQPVYTHSGLFGIIGANATVQNMNLEPLAVGGNGYTGVLAGTNLGTVKNVDLKLLGGVKVSGSFVGGIIGQNSGSVAGLQLTLDGGSRIETVAEGGIAGGLIGDNTADITAETYVIHDKDGSIGSAADHAVIGGVIGVQNGNVTGLAHEVNSRYRISSTGMEATVGGLVGHYQTGHAEGLTVSFADGTLEARGLGSILGGMIGQSDQGNSIRNIIVTGSGSGIHLTANGTAGGVVGAKVGRLGGMLTRSVDNGSSFDIEHAAVSGVKLATTGDSLKAVLGGIAGTASRTAINDARFKASLTAAGEVITAGGIVGESDNSIIYNADSSPELQAAAKSGEVAVGGIAGTISADDINQGFDFGKAYPLYKGIYIAKVHDGQITVTGTDHRADLYAGGLTGKNKDASIYSSEVASGLKVSGGNTVSAGGVAGYSNGIIVDTLVRSGVNADNSRVINAGGLVGWGDGGEIHYSKVISGSGQSITAGSAVTLGESVPATRVGGVIGMADHVLITNTHTDIPVVITDTNQDNTLYAGGFAGLLGENGTLAGQIQKSYATGKLNVSGRLGSYVGGFAGSVDHYSITDSYASGDVSNTGFDTRSGGFAAAVERSGSISKSYALQSKIATVGVKSSTRSYNGGFAGYNDGTLTSVYANVPQITAAVAGDNVYIGALVGYNFRDGKILSSSYTGTLDAVGRNSGAAAAAVSTAAVDPLASGLWSIDYDTTFLNDLTDGAITVQTPLQLAGAVMFYNETGLNYYKLFNRTAENKPELATILLGADIDLAGRYWTAFDSFTGVFNGQGHTLNGLSLKASGQQTAGFIKDNRGQLLNVSFTGADISGAVNAGVAAGINHKGAVIQNVKVSGSVTASAAAGGAVGANQGTLEKVTNEGVTLAGAGRIGGIAGSNAGVIHQAVSKGNIDVSSALAAGGIASENSAEGSITESMAYGDIRVASAQAIAGGISGLNAGEIKNSYSAATVIAEGMSTAWAGGIAGLAESGSITSSLNTGEVKAGVKGKIQPLQAFFGGIAGQKSDNATISGSLFNRQMLKNNIAYYNLNGQAVAGGSSGATGLLGTELTGANLPAGLDAGIWTARNTFYPVLVAFNGTDEGTLASAAVILNPQDLVNRVGSAFHMSSGGALSWSADPSKAVVNGTTGSLISGGSAVLKATAGGQSRSIAINTAAFQYPSAAVAPTATPADKNFTTEVKVELVTGEQGGSIYYTLDGTTPTETSQVYSGPIVLKSTTTVKAVTIAPGKEYSPVAAWTWTLVVPNPGTGSGPGGGGGGGGLAAPLPSPTPAAAAPAITAVAGTSTVTGDSEAPVKIAKNSKLELKAPEGQTIYYTTDGSIPTTKSTKYTSELLITKTMTVKAITDKDDKVITIEYVVENAKYSLKSNSSEIKYMAAYPNGLFMPNAAITRYELIQSLAPLLDMEEVNVGNLFKDVNAENEGLTGFFASAGIIEGFPDGGFGGTKGLTRAEFSKIMTTVLKLDVTGAGVTKQKDLRGHWAEKYVNALSQAGYVQGFPDGTFKPGTPITRAQAVVLINRIAGTKKLTVTSVQFKDLPATHWAYKDIMSVVK; this is encoded by the coding sequence ATGGCTTTGAAGCGAAAATCATGGATAGGTTATCTAATAGCACTGGCGGCAATTGTCGTTGCCGCAGTGGCCGGAGGCATCATGGCCAAGGCTGATCCGCAGACCTGGGACAGCGCGGCTAGGACCGAGTGGTACGTGCCAACGAATGATACCTTCAAAATTAAGACTGCTGAAGAGCTGGCAGGTGTAGCCAAGCTCGTCAATGAAGGTACCGTAAACGGTCTAAGCGGTAAAATTCTGGAGATTACGGACAATCTGAATCTCTCAGCTTACCAATGGGTGCCAATCGGTACGGCCGAGCATCCCTTCCGGGGAACATTAATCACAGAAGGCGGATTAATGAAGAAGATTAACGGTTTGAATGTAGTAGCGAACCGTTCCTACCAGGGCTTAGTAGGGAATATGCAAGGCGGTACAGTAGGCGGCCTGATTTTTGAATCAGGCACCATCTCTGTGACCGGAGTAACCTATGATGTCTATGCAGGCTCTGCTGTAGGTAAAATGAGCGGCAGCAGCATTGTGTTTGACATTACCAATGATATTAATATCACTTCGGACGCTTCTCCGTACCACTCCTACACTGGCGGTATCGTCGGGATGGGCGAAGGGATGATTTCGAACTCTGTCAATAATGGAACGGTGACAGCGTATGGTTCAGCCGATGTTGGCGGAATTATGGGCTATGGCGATTCCCGAGGCATCATCATCAAAAAAGTGGTCAATAATGGAGCGATTCTTGCCCAAGGAACGGACAGCTCCGTGCTTACCGCAGGCGGGATTGCAGGTCACACCACAGGACCGCTTCGTCTAAATGATGAAGACACTCCAATCATCAATACGGCGGCTGTTACTATTGCTGGCGGAAGTCAGGTTGCGGCAGGCGGGGTTGCCGGTAAAGTAGACAACACCGTCGTGTTCTCCAACATGACTACCAATAATGGCGCAATTACCGTTAATGCAGCAGCGGCAGTGAACTCGGCAGCCGGGGCGCTGGTTGGTGCAACAGGTACGGTAGCAAGCGAAGCAGTTTCCATTACGTTTGTGAATACAGCGCCGGTTATCAATAACGGCGGCAAAAATGTATATACTGGCGGTATTGCCGGATATACCGGCAGTACATTCACCTGGACGAATCCTTATGTGAATACACAGAAGGTAACTGCAACAGGATCAGAAAATGTAGCTACCGGCGGATTCGTCGGATATGCCGCAGGCGGGCTGGTAACCAGCAACGCTACGGCAGGGGTATTTAAGAATGCAGAACTGATCTCAGTTAACGGCGGCACAGGAGTCTACACTGGCGGGATTGCCGGTTATGATGCAGGCGGGAACATCACCCAGACCTCTTCCACAGGCGAACTGAAGGTTAAAGGTACTGCGAATGTATATACCGGCGGTACCGTGGGTTACGAAATTGGCGGAACCATTGCATCGTCAGTGACCGGCAAGACTGCAGCGGGTCATCTGAATATCACTTCCGATGGTACCATCGGCGGAATCGTTGGTTATCTGGAAGGAACCTTGACTAATTCTTCTATTAAATATGCAACCTTGCAGGTCACTTCCGCAGGCGGCGTTGTCGGCGGAATCGCCGGTAACGCACAGGGTACGGTAAGCGGAGTTACTGCCGGAGATGCTGAATCGGCAGGCTACAGCACTTTGGTGCTTCAAGCTGTGGTAGCGGACGCGGCAGACGGGCAGGACAATATCACGTTCGGCGGACTCGTGGGTGTGAACACGAAGCCGCTGACGCTGACGGGCAGTAAGGCCTCGCGGATCAGCTTCTTGAATGAAGCCGGAAGAAGCGGGTATATCATCGGCGGCGCAGCAGGTAAGCTGAATGCTGATGCGGTAATCGGGTCTACCGCTGTGCCTGTGCAAGTACAGGATATCCGCACAGAGCTGAAGGCCGACAAGGTGAGCTTCGGCGGCGGCGCAGGGCATAACTCAGCTGCCCAGTTCAACGGGCACACGAATCGTATTGAGATTAAGGCTACAGGCGCTTCGGTAAAAGCCGGCGGTATGTTCGGCGAGAACCATTCGGCCGCAGCCACTCCGTTCAATCATGCGGAGAATGTAGTTATCACTGCAAGCGGTGCGGATAACCAGCTTGGCGGGAATACCGGCTTCAATGCCGGACAGCTGGTTAACGCTACAGTGACTCAGTTGTCTATTCAAGCAAAGGGTGTACGCGCTGAAGCGGGCGGAACCGCCGGACATTCCGAAGGTTCAGCGACGCCTGAAGCACGTGCAGGCATTGCATCCGCTGTACTGAATGTTCCCGGTGCTGAACCGATGATTACGCTGACAGCGGCGGATGCCAAAGCGGGCGCGATCGTAGGTGCGGCTGTGACAACGGATATCACAGCACCGGAAGTGAATGCGCAAGATGGTGCGCTGATGCTCATCCAGGCGCAAGCAGCGAAGCCGTCTGTCGGAGGCCTGGCAGGTACCCTTACGAACAGTACCATCAGCAGTGACAGCAAAGTCGTCAATGTAGAGAATATGCTCATTCTGGCAGGGCCAGCGGCTACAGATGCCTATGTTGGCGGTATTGTAGGCTACAATGAGTCCTCCAGGCTGGACCGTCTGGTAGGATCAGCGATTAGTCTGACGCTTAACGCACCGCGTGCTACTGCAGGCGGGGTGGCCGGATATAACCACGGCAGTGCTACAGGTATTATTGTGGACACTTATATCAGTGGTCTGAATCTGAAGGCTAATGACGGTGCGATGTCCTCTTATGTAGGGGGAATTGTGGGCCTCAATGCGGCTCAGAGTGTTGATCCGGTGCTGAGTCCTGCAACCTCGGTCAGTACAATTCAGAATACCCGGACACTGGGTACGGTCTCAGCGACTTCCGCAAATGCCATTGTGGGCGGTATGGTTGGTGAGAACCGTACGCTGATTGCCAACAACAGTATTACCGATAAAATCTCAGTCATTTCCAGAGGCAATTCCTCCATCATCGGCGGTCTGGCCGGTGTCAATACGGCATCAGGAACACTCTACTACACGTACTCCAATGCGAACCTGACCATTGAAGGGACAGGCACACATGCCGGAGGATTAGTAGGCAGCAATGCCGGTGCAGTCATTGGCTCTTATGTAGATATTGATGTGACGGGCGATGCACAAGGAACATCAAGCGGTTCGGTCTACTTAGGCGGACTGATCGGCAGAAACACAGCCGGTACGGTGGAGCAATCGTATTCTGCTTCCAAGGTTACGGCGAAAAACGTTTATACCATTGTCGGCGGTCTGATCGGAGAGCTGTCCGGCGGAACGGTCAAGAATTCCTATGTAGCGAAAAGTGTTAACGCTGCGAACAATAATTCTTACGCCGGCGGCTTCGTTGGCAGAATTACAAACGGTAAAATAAGCAACGTCTACTCAGCAGCAGAAGTTAATGTAGCGGAGAAAAAGACCGCTTATGCCGGCGGCTTCGCTGGACGTTATGATAATGCAAGTAAAGAACTGCTCTACAAGTCTTACTATATTAAAGACGAAGGACTGAATATCAACCGGGATCTGCCTGATTTCGCAGAGGGCAATCACCGCTGGCTGAATGTGCATGTCCGGCTGACCACCATTCTGTCGGAGACACTGAAGGACAGAACGGTATTCCCGGGCTTGTCGGGCTGGGATTTCGAGGGAGCCTGGAAATACGGCTCGCTCAGCGCGGCATACCGCTATCCTGAAGTCAACCGCACTGCCAATACCGGCGGCGGAGACAACGGCAATAATGTGAATGCCAATATCAACTGGTACACGAAGGATAAGGATGCGATCGGCTTCGAGATCACCTCGGAGGCTGAGCTTGCCGGTCTGGCGGGAATTGTCAACGGCACGATTGCCGGTGTGGAGCCATTCGGCTTTAAGGACAGAACCGTGACCGTGCTTAATCCGATCCATATCCAATCCAAGCAGTGGGTGCCTATCGGCGACAAGGAGGCTAGTCCGTTTGAAGGAATGTTCGACGGGAAAAGCCTGCTAATCGACGGCCTGACCCTGCAGCCGGTATACACACATTCCGGGCTGTTCGGAATCATTGGAGCGAATGCTACAGTGCAGAATATGAATCTTGAGCCGCTCGCGGTTGGCGGCAACGGCTACACCGGCGTACTGGCCGGGACGAATCTGGGTACAGTCAAGAATGTCGACCTTAAGCTGCTTGGCGGTGTGAAGGTCAGCGGCAGCTTTGTCGGCGGCATCATCGGCCAGAACTCAGGCAGTGTTGCCGGTCTGCAGCTTACGCTGGACGGCGGAAGCCGGATTGAGACGGTAGCTGAAGGCGGCATCGCCGGCGGTCTTATCGGCGACAACACAGCGGATATTACAGCTGAGACTTATGTCATTCACGATAAGGACGGCAGCATAGGCAGCGCGGCTGACCATGCCGTTATCGGCGGGGTTATCGGGGTTCAGAATGGTAATGTGACAGGTCTGGCCCATGAAGTGAATTCCAGATACCGTATTTCCTCTACGGGAATGGAAGCCACGGTTGGCGGACTGGTTGGACATTATCAGACCGGTCACGCTGAAGGACTGACCGTGAGCTTTGCAGACGGTACGCTGGAAGCACGGGGCCTTGGCTCTATCCTTGGCGGTATGATCGGTCAATCCGATCAAGGGAACAGCATCCGCAATATAATAGTAACCGGCTCCGGAAGCGGCATACATCTGACAGCTAATGGTACGGCTGGCGGTGTTGTGGGCGCGAAGGTAGGCAGACTCGGCGGAATGCTGACCCGTTCTGTGGATAACGGCAGCAGCTTCGATATTGAACATGCAGCAGTATCAGGCGTGAAGCTGGCTACAACAGGCGACAGCTTGAAGGCTGTGCTCGGCGGGATTGCCGGAACAGCTTCCCGGACGGCAATCAATGACGCCCGGTTCAAGGCTTCTCTTACGGCCGCAGGTGAAGTAATCACTGCCGGAGGTATTGTGGGAGAGAGTGATAACTCCATCATCTACAATGCAGATTCGTCACCTGAGCTTCAGGCAGCGGCGAAGAGCGGCGAGGTTGCTGTCGGCGGGATCGCCGGAACGATCTCAGCGGACGATATCAATCAAGGCTTTGATTTTGGCAAGGCATATCCGCTGTATAAAGGGATCTATATTGCCAAGGTTCATGATGGCCAGATCACAGTTACTGGAACAGACCATCGTGCTGATCTCTATGCAGGTGGTTTGACAGGCAAGAATAAGGATGCTTCCATCTATAGCTCTGAGGTTGCCTCCGGTCTGAAGGTAAGCGGCGGTAATACTGTGAGTGCAGGCGGAGTAGCCGGATACAGCAATGGTATCATTGTGGATACCCTTGTCAGAAGCGGTGTGAACGCAGACAACAGCAGAGTGATCAATGCCGGCGGGCTTGTCGGCTGGGGAGACGGCGGCGAGATTCATTACAGCAAGGTCATCTCCGGCTCCGGCCAGTCCATCACTGCCGGATCGGCGGTTACCCTGGGTGAATCAGTACCGGCGACACGCGTCGGCGGGGTGATCGGTATGGCCGATCATGTACTCATTACGAATACCCATACGGATATTCCGGTAGTGATCACAGATACCAATCAGGATAATACGCTGTATGCCGGCGGCTTTGCCGGACTCCTGGGTGAGAACGGAACGCTTGCCGGACAAATTCAGAAGTCTTATGCCACAGGCAAGCTGAATGTCAGCGGCAGATTAGGCTCTTATGTCGGCGGTTTCGCGGGTTCTGTAGATCATTACTCGATCACAGATTCCTATGCTTCCGGTGACGTAAGCAATACCGGCTTCGATACACGCAGCGGCGGCTTCGCAGCAGCAGTGGAGAGAAGTGGAAGTATCAGCAAGTCTTACGCACTTCAGAGCAAGATTGCTACCGTTGGAGTGAAGTCTTCGACCCGCTCCTATAACGGCGGCTTCGCCGGATATAATGACGGAACGCTAACCAGCGTGTATGCCAATGTGCCGCAGATCACTGCCGCAGTTGCAGGAGACAATGTCTATATAGGCGCACTGGTCGGCTACAACTTCCGGGACGGCAAAATTCTTAGCTCATCCTATACAGGCACACTGGATGCTGTAGGCCGTAATTCGGGTGCAGCCGCAGCTGCCGTAAGTACAGCAGCAGTTGATCCGCTGGCTTCAGGACTCTGGAGTATCGACTATGATACTACCTTCCTGAACGACCTGACGGATGGGGCCATTACAGTGCAGACTCCGCTGCAGCTCGCAGGGGCAGTCATGTTCTATAACGAGACAGGACTGAATTATTACAAGCTGTTCAACAGAACGGCTGAGAACAAGCCGGAGCTGGCAACGATCCTGCTTGGGGCAGATATCGATCTTGCCGGACGCTACTGGACGGCATTTGACAGCTTCACGGGTGTGTTCAACGGCCAAGGCCATACTCTAAACGGACTTTCTCTGAAAGCCTCCGGCCAGCAGACTGCCGGATTCATCAAGGATAACCGTGGACAGCTCCTGAATGTGAGCTTCACCGGAGCCGATATCTCCGGTGCAGTGAACGCAGGTGTTGCTGCCGGGATCAACCACAAGGGTGCAGTCATCCAGAATGTGAAGGTCAGCGGTTCCGTGACTGCCAGTGCTGCCGCAGGCGGGGCAGTGGGCGCGAATCAGGGTACCCTGGAGAAGGTCACGAATGAAGGTGTGACCCTTGCCGGAGCGGGCCGGATTGGCGGCATTGCCGGAAGCAACGCCGGTGTGATTCACCAGGCTGTATCCAAGGGCAACATTGATGTATCATCTGCACTGGCCGCAGGCGGAATTGCCAGTGAGAACAGTGCAGAAGGCTCCATCACTGAATCAATGGCCTATGGCGATATCCGTGTAGCTTCGGCTCAGGCAATCGCTGGCGGGATCAGCGGACTGAATGCGGGAGAGATCAAGAACAGCTACTCTGCCGCCACGGTTATCGCCGAAGGCATGTCTACTGCATGGGCAGGCGGAATTGCCGGTCTGGCAGAGAGCGGCTCCATTACTTCTTCCCTGAACACCGGAGAAGTGAAGGCTGGAGTGAAGGGCAAGATTCAACCGCTGCAGGCTTTCTTCGGCGGGATTGCCGGACAGAAATCGGACAATGCCACGATCAGCGGCTCCTTGTTCAACAGACAAATGCTGAAGAATAATATTGCTTACTACAATCTGAATGGTCAGGCAGTGGCCGGGGGCAGCAGCGGTGCAACTGGGCTTCTCGGCACAGAGCTTACTGGCGCGAATCTGCCGGCAGGCCTGGATGCAGGAATCTGGACAGCACGCAACACCTTCTATCCAGTGCTTGTAGCCTTTAACGGAACAGACGAAGGGACTCTGGCTTCTGCCGCTGTTATTCTGAACCCGCAGGATCTGGTAAACCGCGTGGGTTCGGCATTCCACATGAGCAGCGGCGGAGCACTCTCCTGGAGCGCTGATCCGTCCAAGGCTGTAGTGAACGGTACAACCGGCAGCCTGATATCAGGCGGCAGTGCAGTGCTGAAGGCAACCGCTGGAGGACAGAGCAGAAGTATTGCTATTAATACAGCTGCATTCCAGTATCCGAGCGCGGCAGTAGCACCAACTGCAACTCCTGCAGATAAGAACTTCACCACTGAAGTGAAGGTGGAGCTGGTAACAGGTGAGCAGGGAGGAAGCATCTACTATACACTGGACGGTACAACACCTACTGAGACCTCCCAGGTGTACAGCGGACCTATCGTTCTGAAGAGCACAACAACGGTTAAAGCTGTTACCATTGCTCCTGGAAAAGAGTACAGCCCGGTTGCAGCCTGGACCTGGACGCTTGTAGTCCCTAATCCCGGCACGGGTTCCGGCCCTGGCGGAGGCGGTGGTGGCGGTGGCCTGGCAGCTCCGCTTCCGAGCCCGACACCTGCAGCGGCAGCTCCTGCGATTACCGCGGTCGCTGGAACATCGACAGTAACTGGTGACAGTGAAGCTCCGGTCAAGATTGCCAAGAACAGCAAGCTGGAGCTGAAGGCTCCAGAAGGGCAGACGATCTATTACACAACGGACGGCAGCATTCCGACTACTAAGAGCACGAAATACACCAGTGAGCTGCTGATTACCAAGACTATGACGGTCAAAGCGATCACGGACAAAGACGATAAAGTCATTACCATCGAGTATGTGGTGGAGAATGCGAAGTACAGCCTGAAGAGTAACAGCAGTGAGATCAAGTATATGGCAGCCTATCCGAATGGTCTATTCATGCCAAACGCAGCCATTACCCGGTATGAGCTGATCCAGTCTCTTGCGCCGCTGCTCGACATGGAAGAAGTGAATGTAGGCAATCTGTTTAAGGATGTCAATGCCGAGAATGAAGGCCTGACCGGATTCTTCGCATCGGCCGGCATTATTGAAGGCTTCCCGGATGGCGGATTCGGCGGAACCAAGGGCTTGACCCGAGCCGAATTCTCCAAAATCATGACTACCGTGCTGAAGCTCGATGTAACCGGGGCAGGTGTGACGAAGCAGAAGGATCTGCGCGGACACTGGGCAGAGAAATACGTGAATGCCCTGTCGCAGGCGGGATATGTGCAAGGCTTCCCTGACGGAACCTTCAAGCCGGGAACACCGATTACCCGTGCGCAGGCCGTAGTGCTGATCAACCGGATTGCCGGCACGAAGAAGCTGACGGTAACCTCTGTACAGTTCAAGGATCTTCCGGCTACCCATTGGGCTTACAAAGACATCATGTCGGTTGTGAAATAA
- a CDS encoding serine protease translates to MKTKLLAVSLVLSLISAILFYSDTTSADTPEAYNAEQSYGIAGKAIFYLRVLKSDGTASSTGTGIILSPAGTAATAYHVVKSAQRIEGVMADGTVISPIKVTKSDELKDVAILELPSPAAMKQKDNAYAYLPLRGDKLRHGEAVYALGYPLKNTAIITEGIVNTPAADINGRSRILTSAQVASGMSGGPLLDTHGELAGIISGSLRTMNNIHLVVNTEDLRSLLPASFN, encoded by the coding sequence ATGAAAACAAAGCTGCTTGCCGTAAGCCTGGTCCTCTCATTGATCTCGGCGATACTCTTCTATTCGGACACCACCAGTGCGGATACACCTGAGGCGTACAATGCTGAACAAAGCTATGGAATAGCGGGTAAGGCGATCTTTTATCTGCGTGTGCTGAAAAGCGACGGTACGGCAAGCTCCACCGGAACAGGAATCATCCTGTCCCCGGCGGGTACCGCAGCAACGGCGTATCATGTGGTCAAAAGCGCACAGCGCATTGAAGGAGTCATGGCGGATGGAACGGTGATCAGTCCGATTAAAGTCACGAAGTCCGACGAGCTGAAGGATGTGGCCATCCTTGAACTGCCAAGTCCTGCTGCGATGAAGCAAAAGGATAATGCCTATGCTTATCTGCCGTTGCGGGGGGACAAGCTGAGACATGGTGAAGCCGTGTATGCCCTGGGCTATCCGCTCAAGAACACAGCGATCATCACGGAGGGGATAGTCAACACTCCGGCAGCTGACATTAACGGCAGAAGCCGGATTCTAACCTCGGCCCAGGTGGCAAGCGGAATGTCCGGGGGGCCTCTGCTGGATACGCACGGCGAGCTGGCGGGTATTATCTCCGGTTCCCTGCGGACGATGAATAACATTCATTTGGTTGTGAATACGGAGGATCTGCGCAGCCTGCTGCCAGCTTCCTTCAACTAA
- a CDS encoding response regulator, whose translation MIKAYLLDVNQKDLYKLSTMLQHTGKVNVIGMSAYPENVVDRIVQLQPDVLFLDLQLPGHQGVVVAELVKKKLPDIQIVVVTETKQHALWAFDQDIVDYVLKPLEEVRLGQSLERLRKGS comes from the coding sequence GTGATTAAGGCCTATTTGCTGGATGTGAATCAGAAGGATCTCTATAAGCTGTCAACGATGCTTCAGCATACAGGCAAGGTGAATGTGATCGGCATGTCTGCTTATCCCGAGAATGTTGTGGACCGGATTGTTCAGCTGCAGCCCGATGTGCTGTTTCTGGATCTTCAGCTGCCCGGCCACCAAGGAGTCGTCGTAGCCGAGCTGGTGAAGAAAAAGCTGCCGGATATTCAGATTGTGGTGGTCACAGAGACGAAGCAGCATGCCCTGTGGGCCTTCGACCAGGACATTGTGGATTATGTGCTGAAGCCGCTGGAGGAGGTCCGGTTGGGCCAGTCTCTGGAGCGGCTGCGCAAAGGAAGCTGA
- a CDS encoding MalY/PatB family protein gives MKYDFNRIIDRRNTRSYKWDQSEKLFGDKEILPLWVADMDFASPPAVQEAILRRVQSGVYGYSVTGDSYKVAITGWYRRRHDWEIQEEWISDSPGIVTSLSLSVELFSQPGDQVILQSPVYYPFYDVIRMNDRKVAVNPLKLEAGRYVMDYVQLEELMAGGAKLLLLCNPHNPGGRVWEREELLRLGELCLRYGVTVISDEIHCDMIMPGHKHIPFASLSPELSDITLTTLAATKTFNLPGLQTSYIVTSNPELKRKFDYKLKTLSLHMSAFFSPEAVEAAYNEGEEWLDELILHINGNADYAISYLAEHLPQVKPMQLEATYLLWIDCRALGLDADGLKQLMYREAKVAFNEGSVFGTEGQGHLRINLACPRSLLAEALERFVKAAAAYVTR, from the coding sequence TTGAAGTACGATTTTAACCGGATTATTGACCGCCGCAATACCCGTTCCTACAAATGGGACCAGTCCGAAAAGCTGTTCGGAGACAAGGAGATTCTTCCGCTATGGGTGGCAGATATGGACTTTGCAAGCCCTCCTGCGGTACAGGAAGCGATTCTGCGCCGCGTACAGTCAGGAGTATACGGCTATAGCGTGACAGGCGACTCCTACAAAGTGGCGATTACCGGCTGGTACCGCAGACGCCATGACTGGGAGATTCAGGAGGAGTGGATCTCGGATTCTCCGGGAATTGTAACCTCACTGAGCCTGTCTGTGGAGCTGTTCAGCCAGCCGGGAGATCAGGTGATTCTGCAATCGCCGGTCTATTATCCTTTCTATGATGTGATCCGGATGAATGACCGCAAGGTGGCGGTGAATCCGCTGAAGCTGGAAGCAGGCCGGTATGTCATGGATTACGTTCAGCTGGAAGAGCTGATGGCCGGCGGCGCGAAGCTGCTACTGCTGTGTAACCCGCATAATCCGGGCGGCAGAGTATGGGAACGGGAGGAATTGCTGCGTCTGGGCGAGCTATGCCTGCGGTACGGGGTAACGGTCATCTCGGATGAGATTCATTGCGACATGATCATGCCCGGACACAAGCATATTCCGTTTGCTTCCCTGTCCCCAGAATTGTCAGACATTACGCTGACTACACTAGCGGCTACCAAGACCTTCAATCTGCCGGGACTGCAGACCTCATATATCGTCACCTCTAATCCGGAGCTGAAACGGAAATTCGATTATAAGCTGAAGACGCTCAGCCTGCATATGTCGGCGTTCTTCTCGCCGGAGGCTGTGGAAGCGGCGTATAACGAAGGCGAAGAATGGCTGGATGAGCTGATCCTGCACATTAACGGCAATGCTGACTACGCCATCTCCTACCTGGCCGAGCATCTTCCGCAGGTGAAGCCGATGCAGCTGGAAGCCACCTATCTGCTGTGGATCGACTGCCGGGCGCTCGGACTCGATGCGGACGGGCTCAAGCAGCTGATGTACCGTGAGGCTAAGGTAGCCTTCAATGAAGGGTCTGTGTTCGGTACAGAAGGCCAGGGTCATCTGCGGATCAATCTCGCCTGCCCGCGCTCCCTGCTGGCTGAAGCGCTGGAGCGGTTCGTCAAGGCTGCGGCGGCTTATGTAACTCGATAA